gaatttttcaaatccccccccacccacccatttacttataatgggtggaatttcacatgtctgtagcaggaaaattatttgttgaattcataccatatttggattatagattgccagtgacccagaatagatctcataacattttgggaaaagtacgtcaaagttatttttattttttttatgaatttttaaaatcttttttttcccccattttcttataatgggtgaaatttcacatgtctatagcaacaaaactatttgttgaattcataccatatttggtttacaaattgccagtgatccagagtagatgtcattacattttgggaaaagtagatcaaagtttaaatcttttatgaattttttatccccccttttacttataatgggtgaaatttcatgtgtctgtagcaacaaaactatttgttgaattcataccagatacaatttatagattgccagtgacccagaatagatatcattacgttttgggaacaGCAGCTCaaggttcaaattttttatgaatttttaaagtcttcccctttacttataatgagcgaaatatgtgcaaggggtggggtttgttgtgcctggcactgcttgtttgggatgtgatgaagacttgatgcagcagtccaattctccatcatcaaaaatccaaaatgtatgcaactatggatggaaaaatattacaaaccttattgtgacactacataagcataatgtggcaaaaaagatgtcacagtgaacaTCTCTTGTTATCAAAACCAAAGGCTGTGCCATGAAATATTGCATGTACAACGTTTTTTTTTGCCCTGAGCAGTGCATCTCCATTAAGTTAGATTTTACTCGCTGTCTCCAGTATAAGTTGTCATACGGTGATCTCACCTATTTCATTTCCCATTTCTGGTTTTGTCGGTCCAACAGAGGACTGGAGACTGCTGTGTGGATAATGCTGCATTCCCGTGCGAACGCGGACAAAGCTGGCAGGTGGTTCTGCTCTGCTGGGAATTAAATTTTCCTTGGAAGCTACTGGAGGTCTGGGTTTAATGCTGATGGTAGTTTTAGGAGGCTCCGTCGATGGAGGCTTCTTGACCTGATAAGTTAGGTCACAGCTCCTACAGTCCTGGTTATTCCCATCTGCTGAGAGCCATCTGCATATGAGAGAATCAACAGAGGTTATTACAAAGAAAGCAGGGAGATGGAAAAACACAAGCTGGTCTTGTAAGACAACCTAAATATTTTATACAGAGAGAACTTTATAATGACATAGCATTAAAGAAGTGAAAGTGGTTTTCTCTTCCAGTCTCCTCTTTCTGAGAAGAAGTGAAACTAAAACCAGCTGCATGATTATAATCAACATTATAATACCTGTTCTCTATAAAGGAGCAAGCCCTTTTTTGTGAAGTGATATTTACAACGACTGGAACTGCGCTCATATAGCAGGTGATATAGACCTGTGGAAAAGACAAGTAAAGGGAACAGTAAAGCTCTTCACCCCTGCTGCAAATTTGAGACAGATGACCTAGCCCTCAAACTAGAAGGATTTTAAAGACAAAGCAACCTGAAAAGACGAAACCAACCTGATTACTGGGGTTTTTGTAGAACTTAAAGGCATCAATCTGGAAGCGAAGCTTGTGCTCTTCCATTCTTGGTAGAAACCGGGAGCTGGAGTTGGTTAAATAAGCATCAGCTAGACATCTGTTATAGCAAACAAAAGATAAATGTTGGCAAAGAGGTTACAGTTAAAAAAACAgaatgtgctgcacacttttaaccctttcatacatagtggtcactacagtggacagttattctacagctgttctcttgtatattcgtgggttttgttgttttagttccatatcaaccaacaccgTGGATGCTTATGtattatcccatacactgacattcataacattactgtaattttctggttgttttatctaaatcaattgctaatcgttattagactgtaattaacagagttgggtttttttttgcatattatctgagtaataactagtattatactatgttcaaatgtgagaaaacatcaaattagcagcattaatctcctgagacccaggaaagtgaaaattttagcttttttccattaaacaattgtcttgattggaaaccacactttttttagtttgtttttcagatacattttttaaaattatttttatttatttatttattttaatggaatgtcctttgcaatagaccgcatttttaagtgaaactgtcacacttttgtcccctacagaggacaaaaatgcattgctgggtctcaggaggataaaaaatgtttttatttcatagttttcagacagtatgtcagtaaatgcatgtttctttgcttcaaaaattaaacatatggtgttaagctgagtgaacatttttgtaactataaaaataggttcattaaaaaaaaaaaaaaaaattacattgttttttcatgcctaaagaaataaaaacactcaggaaaaaaaactcttaattaaggttctcataattcatgcatgaaagggttaataccccTCTGCCAAACATattgtaagattctgttgaaagttattgCCCTATAATTAGATAAGATTGTCTCTGTgaaaatttggtgcagatatctcaatgcatttttCACATAAAGCAATTaagtcattgaatggacagacagacagacagacagacagacagacagacagacagacagacagacgacaaagtGATTgcaataccccttcggccagaagttggctAAGGGGTAACTAGAATgaaaataatacctttttttttttttttcagattttatagtTGGTTAAGAACTCACCCATCAGGCTCAATAAAGTTGTATCGTAACGTTGCTTCTGTGTCAGGAGTTGCTGTGGCAACACAACGGTCAACAAAGACACACAGAGGCCTGTGGTTACCCATGATGGACGATACTTCAAAGTGAATCGGATCACCCAGGAAGTATGTATGAGATCCCCTTTCAAACTGCCAATCAGCTACAAGGATGATAGAAAAATTGTCTTACAGAAATGGTTGAAACTAGATCCTCTAAGAACCATTAAAGTGAAGCAATAATCATGATAACTGTGACTTGTTTGAAGAGGGATGATGGTGCAAATGGATCAGTCTGTGTCATCCAGTTTTTACCCGTCATAATCCGCAGACTGAAGTCCATTTTATCCTCAGCTGTGACTCTTGAGACGGAAGGAACCCATGTGGGCAGCAGGGAAATACCCTCCACAGAATACACCCTGAAATAATACACTTTTATGGCCGTCATTGTCTCTCATAATAATTATTTGTCAAATCTGCAGGTAGACTAACAGGTTAGCTTTCACGTACATGCTGATTTTTTTATGTGACAATGTGCAGAACTTACCTTTCATAATGACATTCAACTGGAATAGTTGCTCCATCCAGTCGAAGTAAACCATTTGATGAAGGTTCCGGTGAGTAGACCAGAACATTAGAATAGATGATCTTCTCTTTTGTTGACTAGAAAACAACAATATTATTCTCTAAAATATTCTGACAGTGATATGAGAAGGGACACTTTAGCTCCTAAACTCAGTCACTTCAATAAAGTATATAAGGAAACAGCCTTACAGGTCCACAAGAGCAGAGGTGAcaaagtcattttaggtcaggggccacataccgTCCAGTTGGATCTCAAGCagcccggaccagtaaaagaataatataatagcctataaaaaataaatatgaaattttcttgtcattttagtaaaaaagtaaaagtgcaattttaacaatattgtatcTGCATTACAACTTGTAGATTACAACATTTagtaaaaaggtgtttttttttttgtttttttttaaattctacttaaatttcttaagagatttcagttCTTGGTTGattaaattattcacattttttgtgaaatgtaaacaaagacagcaagtggtgccaggcacaacaaaccccgccccttgcacaaattgtagcatattttggcatcaatccagctgatgtcatcatgtctatgcatgtggtgatgtcagcatatcaattgcctctatatatgtgccacgtttgaacaaaatttatgtttttatagacatttgaaatctcaccCTTTATAAGATAAGAttgaaaaacttaataaaaattcagataaaatttaacctacttttcccaaaatgtaaccatgtctattctgggtcattgccAGTCTATAagctcagtttggtatgaattcaaccaatagttttgttgctacagacattttaaatttcacccattataagtaaatggagaaaaaaaaaaaaaaaaaaaacagaataaaaaaaaaaattcataaaaaactgaaacgttgacctacttttcccaaaatgcaatgacatctattccgggtcactgttAATTTATaaatcccaatttggtatgaattcaaccaatagttttgttgctacagacacgttaaattttacccattataagtaaatggaggccaaaaaaattcataaaaaactgaaacgttgacctacttttcatCATCTATCATCATcatctatactgggtcactgttaatttataaacccaatttggtatgaattcaactaaaagactgaaccaaaaacaacaccccttgcctcccctttggggcgTAGGGTAaacatttgtggttgtcattgttACTATTTATTTTTACATCCAATACACTTGCTATCAAACTAATCTGTATGTggaaagttataatagttttggatttttcattatagtttagttttatttagttttggcttttttttttctctaattcagttagttttaattagtttttaaagcaggtttgctagtttttattagtttttgtttttttctaaatgcttagttttattatatcttttatcttcttcactgttgaattcaaataaatcccagacaggactctgctgctttctcccaactttagtctccatgtttgcaggtagagtggggaccagaagacgactaaacgacaagtgacaagaagtgatggactgttaaatatcatgtggttgcagcagctaaaattgcttgagggaaataaatagattttatatcaatccaacattgacaaagacaaaaacgaaggaattttttttccagaatttttatactttttaagttagttttgtaaaaacacaatacagtttcagttagttatcattttttttcttttgatgatagttttatttatttcagttaacgaaaatgtttttacaattctagttttcggaATTTCTTTACTTTTCAttaacgacaataaccttggtATGTGGCCCCTTAACAAAATGGAGTTTTACGCTGTAATTGTGTAATGTTTGCACCTCCAAACTTCATCCTGtgggcctgactggacccttaGGCCGGCCGGTTTAGGCCcgcggaccgcatgtttgacacaccaCAGTTTGATATAACTGGTAAAAACAGAGGACAGTGTCTTACTGAGAGCTTAGTCCCACAGTCGGTCAGACTGGCCCAGATGGTGTATTCTGCATGACCTGATGGCACTGGTCTGCACGCGCCTTCCCCATGCGCCTCCGAACCCAAACGCAGGTGTGTGAGCTCCACCAGAAGGCCTGTGTCAAACACATCAGCCTGGACCACCACCTCCATAGAGTCCGGATGGCACTTGACCAGGACGGGCCGGGGCCGTGCTGGGGCCTGTGTGGGCTGTGGGTGTTTTCCGGTGCTCACTGGAGGATGGAGGCCGCCGCCGTGCGTCCTGCTCTGGATGGGAGAATGCGCTGCACCGGGTTTGTAGGAAAACCGGCTCTGAGAGACTGTGTGGAGGGAAAAGAAGAGCAGCATCCACCAGGTGAAGGCCCGTTGGAGATCATGGTCCATTCTTGGTCTCCCGTATTCTGGGTCGGTGTGAGTATAAGGTCTCAAAACTGCGGAGAATGTCCCCACAGATGGAAACAATCTGCACTGAtttgtcctcacacacacacctgaggAAGTTGacaaatgcacaggtgtcaaacatgcggcccgccataGGGTCTAATGCAGGGGAatagtgggatgaatttgtgagatgcaaaaatttacagtccgtgcgtttacatgaaaacttttattcctggtttaatctgaataaacgttagatcctgtttaagatgcccatgtaaacaccttattccagttgaaaaagaatagttctgaataaatttaaatccgaataaagtcactggtttaatccccttttaattccgaactaaattattcctcggacatgtaaaccctttattccgtttggactttattcctgccattctgcgcatgctcgttgtcttgtcgcgatgacgcacacattctgcgctggcggaagaatgtGCAATGCAGTTTAGTCACCAAAGTGCTCCAGTggactattctgatgggatctaccagcctctaaaaccctgaaggaatagttcacttgttttttattcattcatttgtcatgcactaatgagttcgataagtgggcaaatcagtttgcactgcagtgcactgattgccttgttctcgcagcccttccgttagcttagcttagcataatcgctttattcctatggtcagacgtagcgaggcttttataggtgattcgtagtattttatgagggattttgtgaaattcagttgtCCCTAATCagtactttagtccggtggggtcaatatgatcacaactgtaggctcaaatcatggcgatgtgacttactgcactaataaaatcttgggaaataaaaactaatgcaaagctaaaacggtaaagcaaagctaatttagcgcatgcatcctttccaacaaaaagattttccaactttcgtcaacacatcagtcccaagattgtatgagggcagtaagtcgcagatctaaacaaataattagggagaatcggatttcacaaaatcgcttacaaaagacaacaaatcacctttaaaaacctggctacgtgtgaccatggaaatgcagtgactatgctaagctaacagaagggctgcgagaaccgaataaacgtttctcatataaacctttattcgggcttaaaatttccatgtaaacagaagagaaaatactttagttccgaattcattttttctggaaaaataaattggataaaaaaaaaaaaaacgtcatgtaaccgtacccactgaagttattaacgatcaaagatgttaaaatcattttaggtcaattcaatcgaaagtgggtcagaccagtaaaatactatcagaataacctataactaaagaaaaccacaaatttctctctttgttttagtgtaaaaaaaggtgaaaattacacaaatatttacatttacagactaaccttttacaaaaaatgtgaacaacctgaaatgtctgaaaagAAGTGTGggaaattttaccaacattctgcctgttactaaatgttttgtgtatttgcagatccactgtgatctgtaagctgtgatgtacatgtgtaaatgataaactacggtgtaacattcttaaaattgcacttatttttctgaagaattttcaggttgttcatatttgttcgtgttatgttcaagcacggttcgtagatgtaaacattttcattacagaatttgacttttttcactcaaaaatgtaagaaaaaactttggagttgatattatgtatcagttcttatcctattatttatattattttactggtccggcccactttagatcatattagtctgtatgtggcccctgaactaaaatgagtttgacacccctggactaatgGGTCATTTAATGCAGTTTCAAGGCAAGTAAGCAGTGGGTGTTGacttttgtatttttcatgtgtcaaacatgcggcccacaggatgaaaaagCAAcacttaacctgaacagtcaaggttgccAAAAtgattttggttcaggttccacatgcagaccaaagAGATTGAGTTTTTTATGCATATTatgtccataaagtgagtaataagtaatattagagtgtgttaaaatgtgacaaaacaccagatcagcagcatttaaaaattgatttcatacttttcacacagtgtgtcagtaaatacatgtttctttgtttcaaaaattaaatgcatgatgtccagctgagtggatatttttttgcaactccatgaaaaatagtttcataaaattttttcgatcgcattgtttttttttcatgcctaaagaggaataaaaatactcaggaaagtaatttgattagggtcaaaaaacgttATTCAAAATCTcactgaagggacattttagagacaatttgacccacatttttacttttaaattcatttttgctttagttggaccacaatggattatccaaaacaaggagcaactttatattgaaataaatgttggaatggcaatcaattaaagtttgctctctgactggacattactgtgttttgacccattagggttctcataattcatgcatgaaagggttaaaacccaatatcagaaagtgatatgaaaacaatgagataaaaatgtttttaatgctgctaatctgatattttcacacattttaacatattctaatactagttattacttcatggagataatatgaaaaaaaaaacccaaaaaactgttaattacagactaacaattagcaattaatttacactaaaacatgttattgccagtcaggtttattaagaacagtaaagttacagtaatggtatgaactgaattttatgggatgatgcataagcgtccacatatctgtgttggcagatatggaactaaaacaacaaaatccatgaatatacaagagaacagctgtagaataactgtccactgtagtgaccactgtgcattaaagggttaactgtacTGTTACTATTAGG
The DNA window shown above is from Sphaeramia orbicularis chromosome 17, fSphaOr1.1, whole genome shotgun sequence and carries:
- the LOC115437363 gene encoding zona pellucida sperm-binding protein 3-like; the encoded protein is MDHDLQRAFTWWMLLFFSLHTVSQSRFSYKPGAAHSPIQSRTHGGGLHPPVSTGKHPQPTQAPARPRPVLVKCHPDSMEVVVQADVFDTGLLVELTHLRLGSEAHGEGACRPVPSGHAEYTIWASLTDCGTKLSSTKEKIIYSNVLVYSPEPSSNGLLRLDGATIPVECHYERVYSVEGISLLPTWVPSVSRVTAEDKMDFSLRIMTADWQFERGSHTYFLGDPIHFEVSSIMGNHRPLCVFVDRCVATATPDTEATLRYNFIEPDGCLADAYLTNSSSRFLPRMEEHKLRFQIDAFKFYKNPSNQVYITCYMSAVPVVVNITSQKRACSFIENRWLSADGNNQDCRSCDLTYQVKKPPSTEPPKTTISIKPRPPVASKENLIPSRAEPPASFVRVRTGMQHYPHSSLQSSVGPTKPEMGNEIGEITV